A DNA window from Carassius gibelio isolate Cgi1373 ecotype wild population from Czech Republic chromosome A8, carGib1.2-hapl.c, whole genome shotgun sequence contains the following coding sequences:
- the LOC128018212 gene encoding C-type natriuretic peptide 3-like isoform X2: MIANISIFCVSSLLLLNLVGAKPLTSLQSLQQLLDEEVNTPFVESEMEQKDARAEKSALNERAEQLWESDARNSALAGKDSAFERLLGDLLSTSKRSWSRFKKGGLRSCFGVRLERIGSFSGLGC, from the exons ATGATCGCCAACATCTCTATATTCTGCGTGTCTTCACTTCTACTTTTAAACTTGGTCGGTGCCAAACCACTTACCAGTTTACAG AGTCTTCAGCAGTTGTTAGATGAAGAAGTGAACACGCCGTTTGTGGAGTCGGAGATGGAGCAGAAAGATGCGAGAGCGGAGAAGAGCGCACTGAACGAGCGCGCGGAGCAGCTGTGGGAATCAGACGCGCGCAACTCAGCGCTGGCTGGGAAAGACAGCGCGTTCGAGCGTCTCCTAGGAGACTTACTGTCCACATCCAAGCGCTCGTGGAGCCGATTCAAGAAAGGCGGGCTGAGGAGCTGCTTTGGGGTCAGACTCGAAAGAATCGGGTCTTTTAGCGGACTCGGGTGTTAA
- the LOC128018212 gene encoding C-type natriuretic peptide 3-like isoform X1: protein MIANISIFCVSSLLLLNLVGAKPLTSLQQSLQQLLDEEVNTPFVESEMEQKDARAEKSALNERAEQLWESDARNSALAGKDSAFERLLGDLLSTSKRSWSRFKKGGLRSCFGVRLERIGSFSGLGC, encoded by the exons ATGATCGCCAACATCTCTATATTCTGCGTGTCTTCACTTCTACTTTTAAACTTGGTCGGTGCCAAACCACTTACCAGTTTACAG CAGAGTCTTCAGCAGTTGTTAGATGAAGAAGTGAACACGCCGTTTGTGGAGTCGGAGATGGAGCAGAAAGATGCGAGAGCGGAGAAGAGCGCACTGAACGAGCGCGCGGAGCAGCTGTGGGAATCAGACGCGCGCAACTCAGCGCTGGCTGGGAAAGACAGCGCGTTCGAGCGTCTCCTAGGAGACTTACTGTCCACATCCAAGCGCTCGTGGAGCCGATTCAAGAAAGGCGGGCTGAGGAGCTGCTTTGGGGTCAGACTCGAAAGAATCGGGTCTTTTAGCGGACTCGGGTGTTAA
- the LOC128018211 gene encoding brain natriuretic peptide-like, with protein MKSIVIPLVGLLLLFSVQLIGAFPLQNTSLTSEDMDVLKLLLQRLEESIPAASQEQTLTKLEAKPEETHAQSPPQTDTRDSLSARDLTMVRQDSKRHSGCFGRKLDRIGSMSSLGCNTAGRSGSKKW; from the exons ATGAAGTCGATAGTCATTCCTTTAGTCGGCCTTCTCTTGCTTTTCAGCGTGCAGCTCATCGGCGCGTTCCCGCTGCAAAACACATCCCTAACCAGCGAGGACATGGATGTCTTAAAG CTTCTTCTACAGCGACTGGAAGAGTCCATTCCTGCTGCTTCTCAAGAGCAAACACTGACGAAACTGGAGGCTAAACCTGAGGAAACCCACGCTCAGTCTCCACCCCAGACTGACACGAGGGACTCTCTGTCTGCTCGGGACCTGACGATGGTCCGGCAGGACTCCAAGAGACACTCCGGGTGTTTCGGGCGCAAACTGGACAGAATCGGGTCCATGTCATCTCTGGGGTGTAACACCGCCGGGCGTTCAG GTTCTAAGAAGTGGTGA
- the LOC128018209 gene encoding natriuretic peptides A-like produces MIRGLILTGLLLLLWSQMDVQAHMLSRHSPVSNMAKLKGLLQQLEEAVAAEEAPERAVDYEDSLPALEQSPASASWDRDRDREEEAAPAEDTSPPDGFETQRNRLIDLLMSTRSKSLSGCFGGRLDRIGSSSTLGCNSKKG; encoded by the exons ATGATCAGAGGACTTATTCTCACAGGACTACTGCTCCTGCTCTGGAGCCAGATGGATGTACAAGCTCACATGTTGAGCAGACACAGTCCCGTCAGCAACATGGCCAAGCTGAAG GGCTTGCTGCAGCAGCTTGAGGAGGCGGTGGCCGCAGAAGAGGCTCCTGAGAGAGCCGTCGATTATGAGGACAGCCTCCCGGCGCTGGAGCAGAGCCCGGCTTCTGCGTCCTGGGACAGAGACAGAGACCGAGAGGAGGAAGCAGCTCCGGCGGAGGACACCAGCCCCCCGGATGGATTTGAGACGCAGAGGAATCGCCTCATAGATCTCCTCATGTCAACCCGGAGCAAAAGCCTGTCTGGCTGTTTCGGGGGACGGCTGGATCGTATAGGGTCCTCCAGCACCCTTGGGTGCAACTCTAAAAAAGGTTAG